GCAAGTGCATGCAGAACGCCTTCACCGAGGAATAGAAATGCAGGAACCCCTGCCAGCAGTAATACGATCAGATCAAACAGTAGCAGGTAGCCGCCAAACTTAATCATTTTTCGGGTTTTGTTTCTTTTCAGGATAATTTGTTTTCCCGGTTTGCAGGGCCAGTTTTACTACGATGGAGATCAGACCTGCAAAGCCGGCGAGCGCGCCGATGACTACCCCCCAGGGGGATGTGTCGAGTTTGCCGTCGATGTAGATACCGAGTACGACCGGCACAATCATGGAAGCGGCGATATGCGCGCCCAGAGCGATGTATTCACCGTATTTGGCAAGATTGTGAGTTGGCATACAGTGTTACCCGGTCCAGATCTGTATCCCGGAATAGCACCTGCCTGTTGCCGGGAGTTATGCTGTAGGCTGAGAAGGTCAGTTGCCGGAACCGTCTTTGACCCCGGCCTTCGTTTGTGAAACATTATTGCCCGATACTACTTCTTTTCCACCAATACCCGGTTTCGTAAGGTCAACCTGGTCACTCATCCGGCAGGCGCCGTCAATCCGGGCCCCTTCTTCCACCATCAGCATTTTTGTTGTGATGTCACCCGAGACCCTGGCTGTGCTGCGTAATACAAGTCGGTTACCGACAATAATTTCACCCTCCACCGTACCGGCAATATCGGCTTCCTTGGTTCTGAGATCACCTTTGATTTTCCCGGACTCGGAGAGAATACATTTGCTCTCGGCAAAAATCTCACCTTCTACCGTGCCTGATATTCGGAGGTCGCTTTTGGTCTTCAATGAGCCGGTGATGACGGTTCCGCTGCCGATCATGTTTACGTTAGGCTGACCCGGATTGTCTTGTTTCATATAACTTTCCTTGCTGTTGTTGTTTTTTCCAAACATAGTAGATATTAAACGATAATGATTTAATTATTCAAGAGAAGGTATCCGACAGGGTCAAGTGACACTCCGTTTTGCCAGAGTTCAAAGTGAATGTGCGGCCCTGATGCCAGGAGACCGGTTTCACCGACCGTTCCGATAACATCCCCTTTTCGGACCACATCACCGGCAACATTAAATACCTTTGAAAAGTGTTTGTATACCGACACGATACCA
The Balneolales bacterium ANBcel1 DNA segment above includes these coding regions:
- a CDS encoding AtpZ/AtpI family protein, translated to MPTHNLAKYGEYIALGAHIAASMIVPVVLGIYIDGKLDTSPWGVVIGALAGFAGLISIVVKLALQTGKTNYPEKKQNPKND
- a CDS encoding polymer-forming cytoskeletal protein — its product is MKQDNPGQPNVNMIGSGTVITGSLKTKSDLRISGTVEGEIFAESKCILSESGKIKGDLRTKEADIAGTVEGEIIVGNRLVLRSTARVSGDITTKMLMVEEGARIDGACRMSDQVDLTKPGIGGKEVVSGNNVSQTKAGVKDGSGN